ATTTCTCTTACATCCTGTTGACTCTCAAATGGTATGAACTAATTTTACTATAAGAAATAAGCCCATGACTTCTGTTCAGAATTTCAGATAAAGTTATTGGTACTCTCATTGCTGTTGTTCTGCTATCGCGGCAGGTCTTGCTTCTGTTGCTTCTGCATACATAGCATGTTGTCATATGTTAGTGTTCATATTCATGAAACATCAACACAAACAAGATTGCTCAAGACACTAAACTGGTATTTGCTAGTGAGGAAGCTGAATTAGGATTTGATAAGGTCCCAAAAGCATTGTGTTGCTGAGAGTTCTGTATCACTCTGGGGTAGTAACTTGGGCTGTTCTGTCCATGTTGAGCATAGAATGGGTAATAATTCAGGTAGACTCCAGGGGATCCTGATGCCGCGGCGGGGTAATAGAATGGAAGCTGTTTCCCTCCATATGCATTGTAAAAATTATTCTGCAAGACAGTTAAGAAACTTGTTGAGCTATCAAAACTTCTAAATTGTGAAGATGCCCTATGTCCATGCATGCAAGCATTTATCAGTGagctatttcaaaaaaaaaaaaaaaaaaccaaccattgCAGAAGTGTCCTGTGGGTGGATAGGATACCTGAAATTAGGAAGGCAATAAGATTAGAAGACAATGAAGTATTAATAGTCAGGCAATTCTTTTCAAATCAGATAATTTCCTTACCCATAAACAGAATAAGGAGATGCATATTGAGGCATTTGTTGATTGAAGTATGCAGAAGGGCCATGAGTGTTTAATGGTGCCATGAATCTTGGTGCTGCAGGTCCAAGTCTATCAATTCCTGCAGCTTTAAGGAAAAAGTAGGAACAGAAACGGGAACATAGTTAGAATTATAACATAGAATAAGAATATAAACCAAAATTATGAACTTGCTACTGGAGGCAAGCATCAATCAAGGACCAGGCTCAGTTGGACCTTTCTTTTTAGCACCAAAGGCTGCAAGATTACAGTTGGCTCTCCTTCCATCAATAACAGGATATGGATTTTGACAAGCTCTTGTTGCAGAATCAGGATCCTTAAAATTTACCTAAGAAACACATGCATGACAAAACTACAATTGATTACATACATGATCATGCCAAATCTATAAAAGTCTTATAGCTAAAAACAGTAGGGCTAGCTTACAAAGCCATATCCTTTAGATCTTCCTGTGCTCCTATCAACGATGACGACTGCTTCTATAATCTCTCCAAACTGCTCAAAATAACCCTGCAAGGAATCTTTTCTGGTCTCCCAGGGCAATCCTCCAACAAAAATCTTGGTGTAAGTTGTGTCATGAGTGGATTCTGAGGCACTACTAGTTTCATTGATCACCATCCTACTTTCCATGAGCTCTTGAGACATCCCGATACAGATATAGATACACTAAATCCAAACTGCCTCAAGCTTCCACAAGAACAAACCAAAGAAGTAGCTAGATGATGATCCTAGCCCAGATACCAAAATATAGTGAGAAAGATTCAGAAGGTGAGAAAGAGCCGTTTGATCaatcaaaatcaacaacaaagGACTGCTTTAATCAGTAAACTGCCTTTTCTGACTCCTGTTTCTAGAAAGGAAAAGTACAAGGATTAGTCTCTCGAGTGCTCTTGGATTCCCCAACAAAGATACTCTTAACAAGAAAATTGTTTACTGCTAGACAGTTAaaagtagaaaaagaaaaacatgagagAAAACCCTAACCAcatgtatgatttttttcttttttgcttaaGCAAACTTATAACATGGaaggatggaaagataaaagaagaagaagaagaagaagaattaagaaacaacaaaaagaataaagagCAGATGTTTAGGAAATttccaaagaaataaaaaacataaatcttttgttgtctttctttctttggaaCATCCTGTAATGGGTCCAGAGGGTAACGTGCCCTAATCTATATATCTAACTTGCTCTCGCCCACTTCCTCCTCGACCCTTTTTCTTCTGTATCAAGGTACTGTTTAGTactctaataattattttttaaaataattattccaacGGGAAAGTTCCAGAGATTTGGCTTCATTTTGCATTGAGAGAGAACGTGGCACTGATTTGTATTTGATGTGTATGAGCCAAGCCTATCTACGTTGTTAGCTTCTGTAATtggaaatttctttttttttttttcaaactgttATATATTATGGTGTTAAGCAGGATATGAACACACTGTTTACTCCCAAATTATTACACTTTTAAGAAATGGTTCCATACTTTTAACTTTAAATgaacaaaacaattaaatagcgtttttaagtatttgttaataaatttatccCAGTTAAGCAGGaagatgttatttttaattttttatttcagtttaatctttttaatatataatttctatttaatattattattcggTATTGAGTTgataataaatctatttttgtatctttttatcaTGGAAtaagctaaaaattaatttgatctagTGAAgtccacatatatatatatatatatatatatatatatatatatatatatatatatatataaaatcaatccAGGTCACAagttttatgaattaattaattagagttaatttaaccttttcttttgcaaatatttttttggatttgctgAAATGACAAGGTTATACGAGGAACCCCCACGTGATATAATTTAGCTAAgcaaaaaatcaagttgagagtttttgagtttgaactattatatcaaatttaataataattaacaccaaaaagttttatatgatttaattagatatttgttttattttaaaaaatatcgatACAACCCATGGTGATATTGCAGGCAACAAACCAGTTTAAATAAAATGTAACAGGgtgaaaagaataatttaaacCTTAGTATATTTGCACCTACATAACATTTGCTGTGGAAATTAATCATAGCTGAGATGAAAGCAGCATAAGTTGGAAATCATTGAgcaatttgaaaacaattttacCATAAGTAATTAATCATAGATTCTGCTTaagatatacaaaaaataaaataaaaataaaagtagattATAAAAAGAGTGAAGGGGCAATCTTAGACATGTGATCCATCCAAGTATATACGACAATCCAAAAAGGTAGCACTAAAGATAAGGGTGAGGTGAACTGCAAGTAGTGGCATGGCATTCATTACAATATGATATGGGTTATGTATGATGAGTGTATCGGTCTAAAATCTCTAAGTTATAGTTGGATGGATGGATTTGAggtaatttaaaataatgttattttaatatttttttaaattataacaaaattgttgtttttttagggttttttttttaatttggctttTATTAGATCAAATTATATGCCAACTTGTTGAGGAAGGGtgatattgaaagatgaagaatcaaagtaaaaaatcatGTAGGGAATGAAgtgactttaaaaaatttaagcaaaatatttattgtagtTGCTATACTTTACAAATTATAGATATTAGATCACTTCAGTTTCCAAActtaaagagaaaaatcaattttgatcaaaaactttattttttgtatttttaatccCTGGTACAGAgaggtaaaagaaagaaactgaaatctagttgtaaaaaaaaaaaaattttgtttgcatcaatttcaaccaccgtaataattgaaattagtgtcaaattatttattttaatgagggGAGCtcacattagatttttttatcttgaaattgttaagaaaaacaaatctaatcttgataagatattttattttaggttttgagatctttttctatttttgttttgtaaggTTACAAATAGATTTATTAAGTTTATTATGATGTTTTTGGTAAATATAGGTCAAAAGTTGAgtttttggattgaaaaaaCTATCAATCTTATTTTTCCAGCACCATAATGGACGGAAATTAGACAATATAGATAAAatgttgtttgaattttttttttataataaaaataagacggacaacatgtcatccactatagctgcaaaaacaaaataacagcCCAGTCATGTGGGCCATAATGAAATAAACCAAGTGGGCTAGCCTCCTACGAGGCCAACTAGCacttaaccttttcttttctatttttaattttattaaaattaatgttttgtttttagaattttttttatctagattaATAtgcaccttttcttttattttgtttagaaagcttctattaaaagaaaattatttttaaaataaaaacatttattttcagataatatttctaatatgcaAGAAccttctataatatttttttcgcttctattttattcaatcaatttaatgtatgtttatttattgttgtttgattaaataaaaattattttaataaataaatttagccaACATAATCAGATTAATATTCTGTTTTACAAGATTGGATATCTTATTCAATACTTGTCTCTCtcaatttttctagttttatttttagttattatttatgactttttattattatttattaatacacacaattcttaatttatttaattatatatattcataaactttttatttttgctcaaaatttttttaactataaaatatatatatatatatatatatatatatatatatatataaacctatatatataattatttttttgaaaaaaaattgaagtgaatTATACACACAAGAAACTAGAGGTGAACATTTTCGAttcggtttttattaaaaaaaaaagtaatcaaactgattttaaaaaaaaatgaaaccaaaCCGAAATCGGTTCAAACGACTggtttcagttcggtttggtttcTTAGGACAAAACCGATTCAAACTagtttgactcagttttttcgATTTTGGCTCAATTTTTCCCTAGTTTggctcgggtttttttttttttttttttggatagggttgggttgggtttttttgattttaagcttataaaacaaaaaccgaaccgttcaatttttttaaaaattttaatcatttggtttttttaattttcttaatataattaattttttgatttttttactcgTCCTTACAAGAAACCACCCAGTTTTACCAGGTCGGATAATATATGGTTTTTAAGCAGGGCGGGTAAGTTTTCGATCGGATGGAATCAAATTGCCATG
The sequence above is drawn from the Populus alba chromosome 15, ASM523922v2, whole genome shotgun sequence genome and encodes:
- the LOC118043989 gene encoding uncharacterized protein isoform X1 — its product is MSQELMESRMVINETSSASESTHDTTYTKIFVGGLPWETRKDSLQGYFEQFGEIIEAVVIVDRSTGRSKGYGFVNFKDPDSATRACQNPYPVIDGRRANCNLAAFGAKKKAAGIDRLGPAAPRFMAPLNTHGPSAYFNQQMPQYASPYSVYGYPIHPQDTSAMNNFYNAYGGKQLPFYYPAAASGSPGVYLNYYPFYAQHGQNSPSYYPRVIQNSQQHNAFGTLSNPNSASSLANTKATEARPAAIAEQQQ
- the LOC118043989 gene encoding uncharacterized protein isoform X2; the protein is MSQELMESRMVINETSSASESTHDTTYTKIFVGGLPWETRKDSLQGYFEQFGEIIEAVVIVDRSTGRSKGYGFVNFKDPDSATRACQNPYPVIDGRRANCNLAAFGAKKKGIDRLGPAAPRFMAPLNTHGPSAYFNQQMPQYASPYSVYGYPIHPQDTSAMNNFYNAYGGKQLPFYYPAAASGSPGVYLNYYPFYAQHGQNSPSYYPRVIQNSQQHNAFGTLSNPNSASSLANTKATEARPAAIAEQQQ